The DNA sequence CTCGATCAGGCGCCGCGCCGGCTTGGGCTTGGGCTGGGCCACGCGCCGTTCCTTCACATAGCGGATCGGCTGCGCCTTTTCGCCCTTCACGGACTTGTAAGCGGCCTGGGCGATCTGCGGTTCGGCGACATGCACCGCGCCGCCGCCCACCAGCGCCCCACCTGCCGCCGCGGCGGACAATTTCGCAAGGGCCGTACGTACCGACATGAGCAATCTCTCTATGCGTGCTGGCCACGCCGGCCGGCCCCGATGGCCCCCCGACATTGCCCGTTGCTGCCACCAACACGCGCGATTGCCCTTTCTGCAATCGTCTTGACCGCCTTTTCCCTGTCCCAAAGGCGGAATCCGCACCTGTGAAGCACGTCCGAAACAAGATTGTCCCGAAGTGGAACCGTTAAAATGCCATTAGCGAATATTCGCCCTACTTTCCCGGGTCGAACAAGCCGGTCTGCGAACCCGTGGGCGGGGCCAGGCCGAGATGCCGCCAGCCGGAGTCGTTGAGGCAGCGCCCGCGCGCGGTGCGGGCGATCAGCCCGAGCTGGATCAGATAGGGCTCGATCACTTCTTCCACCGTGTCGCGCGGCTCCGAAAGCCCCGCCGCCAGCGTCTCAACCCCCACCGGGCCGCCCTTGTAGATATCGGCGATCATGGTGAGATAGCGCCGGTCCATGGCATCGAGGCCGAGCGAATCCACTTCCAGCCGGGTGAGCGCGGCATCGGCGATTTCCGCGGTAACCGTGCCGTTGCCCGCCACATGGGCGAAATCGCGCACCCGCCGCAGCAAGCGCCCGGCCACGCGCGGCGTACCGCGCGAACGGCGGGCGATCTCGCGCGCCCCGCCCGGCTCCACCGCCAGCCCCAGCAGCCGCGCCCCGCGCGCCACCACCTGCTGCAGCTCCGCCTCCGTATAGAAGTTCAGCCGCACCGGAATGCCGAAGCGATCGCGCAGCGGCGTGGTCAGCAGCCCCTGCCGCGTGGTCGCCCCCACCAGCGTAAAGGGCGGCAGGTCGATCCGCACGCTGCGCGCCGATGGCCCTTCCCCGATGATGAGATCGAGCGCGCGATCCTCCATCGCCGGATACAGCACTTCCTCCACCACGGGATTGAGCCGGTGAATCTCGTCGATGAACAGCACGTCATGGGGTTCGAGATTGGTCAGCAGCGCGGCGAGATCGCCCGCCTTGGCGATCACCGGCCCGCTGGTGGCGCGAAAGCCCACGCCCAGTTCCTTGGCCACGATCTGCGCCAGAGTGGTCTTGCCGAGGCCGGGCGGGCCGAAGAACAGCACATGGTCCATCGCCTCCCCGCGCCCGCGCGCCGCCTCGATGAACACGCGCAGATTCTCCCGCGCCGCAGCCTGCCCGACGAATTCGCCAAGCGACTTGGGCCGCAACGCCGCGTCCGGGTCTTCCGGCTGGCGGTGGGGGGAATGGAGGGGTTCGCTGTCGCTCATGCGGCGGGGCCGTAGCACGCGGGGGACGAAAGCCGAGGGGGCATTCGGCCCTGCTCCGCTTCGTCACCCTGAACTTGTTTCAGGGTCCATCCTCCGGCAGGCGCGGAGCCATGCCGATCGAGCGCAACCCCTGCGTCTATATCCTTGCCAGCGAACCCTTCGGCACGCTCTACATCGGCGTCACCTCCGATCTGCCGAAGCGCCTGTGGCAACATCGCGAGGGCACGGTGCCGGGCTTCACATCGCGATATGGCGTCCAGCGGCTGGTGCGTTACGAGCTCTTCGGCACGATGGAACTGGCCATCGCGCGCGAGAAGCAATTGAAGCGCTGGCATCGCGAGTGGAAGATCAACCTGATCCAGAGCGAGAATCCCGACTGGCATGACCTGGCGCCGGGCCTTGGCCTGCCCCCGCTTGCTCCGCGCACGAGGCGGAATGGACCCTGAAACAAGTTCAGGGTGACGATTCCGATTAGGTGGCCGCCTCACTTCACCGTCACCCTGAACTCGTTTCAGGGTCCATCCTTCGGTCAGCTCAGGGAGTGCAAACCGCGCCATCACCCCGCCGCCCTCTTCAGCGCCACGCGGACCAGATCGTTCAGCCCCGCGCCTTCGCCCAGCTCGCCCTGCGCGGCGGCGACGGCAGCGGCAGCCACTGCCGGCTTGAAGCCGAGATTCTGCAGGGCGGAGACGGCATCGGCATCCGCGCCACCTGCCGGCATGCGGGGCACCGCGCCGCCGGTGCCGCCGCCGGGCAGCGCGCCCGCCTTGTCCTTCAATTCGTTGACGATGCGCCCGGCCAGCTTCGGCCCGACGCCCTGCGCGCGGGCGACGGTGGCGGCATCCTGCGCGGCGCAGGCATCGCGCAATTCGCCGGGGCTCAGCGCGGAAAGGATCGCCAGCGCCACCTTGCTACCCACGCCCTGCACCTGGGTGAGCAGGCGGAACCAGTCCCGCTCCGCACCATCGGCAAAGCCCAGCAGGCGCATGTCGTTCTCGCTCACCTGCAGATCGGTGTAGAGGGTGCAGGCCGCGCCCACATCGCCCAGCGCGGCGAGCGTCTTGGACGAGCAGTGGACCAGATAGCCCACGCCCGAAACATCGATCACCGCCCAGTCCAGGCCGGTTTCGTCAAGCACGCCCTTGAGCTTCGCGATCATGTTCTGTTCCTGCCCGCCCCGCGCCGATTTGGCCAGAGGCAATCGCGGCTTATCCCGAACCGCGATGGCCCGGAAGCCCGCGGAAAGCCTGGGCTGGAACACGCTGGAACAAGGTTCATGGCAGAAAAATCCATGCGGCCGGAATCGCGCACTCGAAGGGGCGGACGGAGCAGGATCGTGGCGCGGGGGCATGGCCGCATTATGGCTGGTGGCGCGGGCGGTAGGAAAGGCCGCCGCCGCGGCGATATGGACAGACGCCGCGGCTTGCGCCATGCGCCGGGGCCATGAGCGTCAACACATTCGGCCGCGTGCTGCGTTTCACCACCTGGGGCGAGAGCCATGGCCCCGCGCTGGGCGCAGTGGTGGATGGCTGCCCCCCGGGGCTGGAGATCAGCGAAGCGGCGATCCAGCCCTTCCTCGATGCGCGGCGACCGGGGACGAGCAAGTTCACCACCCAGCGGCGCGAGCCCGATGCGGTGCGCATCCTGTCCGGCACCTTCGAAGGCAGAACCACCGGCACGCCGATCAGCCTGATGATCGAGAACACCGATCAGCGATCGAAGGATTATTCGGAGGTCGCGCAAGCCTATCGCCCCGGCCATGCGGACTATGCCTATGACGCGAAATACGGCTTCCGCGATTATCGCGGCGGCGGCCGCTCCAGCGCGCGGGAAACCGCGGCGCGCGTGGCGGCGGGCGCGGTGGCGCGGCTGGTGATCCCGGAGGTTTCGATCACCGCCTATGTCAGCGAAATCGGCGGCGATGCGATAGACCGCACAGCCTTCGACCCGGCGGAAATCGCCCGCAACCCGTTCTTCTGCCCCGATCCCGCCGCGGCGGAACGCTGGGCGGCGCTGGTGGACGAGGCGCGGCTGGCCGGCAGTTCGCTGGGCGCGGTGGTGGAATGCGTGGCCACCGGCGTTCCGGCCGGCTGGGGCGCCCCCGTCTATGGCAAGCTGGATGCCGATCTGGCCGCCGCGATGATGGGCATCAACGCGGTGAAGGCGGTGGAGATCGGCGATGGTTTCGCCGCCGCACGGCTGCGGGGCGAGGAAAATGCCGATCCCATGCATCCGGGCGCGAACGGCCCCGAGTTTTCCGCCAACCACGCGGGCGGCATCGCCGGCGGCATCGCCACGGGCCAGCCGGTGGTGGTGCGGGTGGGCTTCAAGCCGACCAGTTCCATCCTGATCCCGCAGGACACGATCACGCGCGACGGGCAGGCGACGCAGCTTGCCACCAAGGGGCGGCACGATCCCTGCGTGGGCATCCGCGGCGCGCCGGTGGTGGAAGCGATGATGGCGCTGGTGCTGGCCGACCACAAGCTGCTGCACCGCGCGCAATGCGGGTGATGGCATAGCGCGAGCTACGCGCCCGCCGCGCTGGCGGGGGTGTGTGGCTCGATAGTGTGAAGTTGTGCGAGCCGCCCTGGATCCCCGCCTTCGCGGGGATGACGAAGTGAGGGGCGGATGACGAGGTGAGGGGCGGCGGTGCGGAGGTGAGGAACTGCCCTCGGCGGCCTCATTCCCGCCCGCAGAGGCCCTCCCCGTGTTCGTCATTCCCGCGAAGGCGGGAATCCAATGGAGCAACCGCCCTTTCCGCCCTTCCCCGCTCGTCCTGAGCCTGTCGAAGGACGCGCTCTTGGCTAGCGGCGGCGCGGGGCCTTC is a window from the Altererythrobacter sp. B11 genome containing:
- the ruvB gene encoding Holliday junction branch migration DNA helicase RuvB — protein: MSDSEPLHSPHRQPEDPDAALRPKSLGEFVGQAAARENLRVFIEAARGRGEAMDHVLFFGPPGLGKTTLAQIVAKELGVGFRATSGPVIAKAGDLAALLTNLEPHDVLFIDEIHRLNPVVEEVLYPAMEDRALDLIIGEGPSARSVRIDLPPFTLVGATTRQGLLTTPLRDRFGIPVRLNFYTEAELQQVVARGARLLGLAVEPGGAREIARRSRGTPRVAGRLLRRVRDFAHVAGNGTVTAEIADAALTRLEVDSLGLDAMDRRYLTMIADIYKGGPVGVETLAAGLSEPRDTVEEVIEPYLIQLGLIARTARGRCLNDSGWRHLGLAPPTGSQTGLFDPGK
- a CDS encoding GIY-YIG nuclease family protein gives rise to the protein MPIERNPCVYILASEPFGTLYIGVTSDLPKRLWQHREGTVPGFTSRYGVQRLVRYELFGTMELAIAREKQLKRWHREWKINLIQSENPDWHDLAPGLGLPPLAPRTRRNGP
- the ruvA gene encoding Holliday junction branch migration protein RuvA, whose translation is MIAKLKGVLDETGLDWAVIDVSGVGYLVHCSSKTLAALGDVGAACTLYTDLQVSENDMRLLGFADGAERDWFRLLTQVQGVGSKVALAILSALSPGELRDACAAQDAATVARAQGVGPKLAGRIVNELKDKAGALPGGGTGGAVPRMPAGGADADAVSALQNLGFKPAVAAAAVAAAQGELGEGAGLNDLVRVALKRAAG
- the aroC gene encoding chorismate synthase, yielding MSVNTFGRVLRFTTWGESHGPALGAVVDGCPPGLEISEAAIQPFLDARRPGTSKFTTQRREPDAVRILSGTFEGRTTGTPISLMIENTDQRSKDYSEVAQAYRPGHADYAYDAKYGFRDYRGGGRSSARETAARVAAGAVARLVIPEVSITAYVSEIGGDAIDRTAFDPAEIARNPFFCPDPAAAERWAALVDEARLAGSSLGAVVECVATGVPAGWGAPVYGKLDADLAAAMMGINAVKAVEIGDGFAAARLRGEENADPMHPGANGPEFSANHAGGIAGGIATGQPVVVRVGFKPTSSILIPQDTITRDGQATQLATKGRHDPCVGIRGAPVVEAMMALVLADHKLLHRAQCG